GCATGTTTCCTCCCAGCCCCGTCTCTCTGagatcccagctccccagtgacatATTTCTTGTCCCCAGGTCACAGTGAGTGTGAAGGCCGAGGAGGTGTCCTCAGACAAGATGCAGCTCGTGGGGACATTGCAggaccctggtgcttcctggcCGGCGCAACCGAGGACCCGTGGTGTGGACGGCCctgtggaggagtggggagagaaggaaacCCTGGGGCCTGGGGACAAGCTACCTCGTGTCCCCAAAGAGGAGCCCTTGCCCCAGCAGGAGTCAGGTGCGGTACCGGGTGTAAGGCCTGGGCGTGGGTCTGGGTGCCTGAGAGGGTGTCCTGCACGCAGGGGGAGAGGCTCgaatgtgtgcccctgcccgggaCAGGGCTGCAATATTCATAAGCAGGTAGccgggctgggacagagctgtgatctctGTGGGTGGGCAGCGCCCAGGCTGGGGCACCCATCTTTCTCAGTGCacgtgtgcagctcccagcagagagaggctggATCTTGCTTGGACACTGTCGTGCTGCCATGGTAACAATGAATGATCTGGTTGATGTTTTAACGATCAGTGATCCCTTTCTCATGCACCCGTCACCTGTCTGCACCCAATaaggggctggtgcaggtgtCAGGGAAATGAGACTGCCCAGGGGGCTTATGGCTGGCTCAGGTACAGCTAAACCAGGCCTCTATCCTGCAGAGTCACCCAACCCCGAGGAGACCGGGGAGGTGTCAGCAGACAACAGCTGCTCAGACTGGTGCCCCGGACGaggcccttccccaggagcaggtAAGGAGTGCTGGCTTGACCCTTTcccgcagcaggaggcagagtCCCTCAGTGGAGAAATCCCTGCCGCAACGTTTTGGTGGGGTCAGTGGTCCAACAGATCAGTGGTTCTTGTTCTCTGGTGCCCTTGGAAGCATTTCACATGGCCTGGAGAAGATGGACCTTatatttcctttccccctcccttaaCATGTGAAACCTGACGCAGCCCCAACATCCCTCCAGCTTCTTTCCCCGGAGCgatgtccctgcaggctctgacGTGGTGTGATCACCACCTGACACTGGGACACAGTTattggggctcatctccagcctcattcCCATGGAGGTCTGTTAGCAAGAGCTGTTCAACTTTAAGTCTTCCTTCTGCCCCTTTCTCACACTGAAGCCTCCACCATGCTTagtcccaggccagtccaggagacgagcagggcttcccccatgccagcagcaccagggctaacctgtgcactctcttccccacccgcaggtgctgggaccctgagcagagcggagcagcagcctcctgaggtGGGGCCTGgaaacctggagctgcagaggacttccccagggagactggaggagaggagctccctgacacatgagccaggccaagtgcagaggggacagggcaggcttccagagcaggaggagagctgggaggtgagcagggcacccggttgagttgtgggtgggtgtagagctggggcagagcccaggaggagccaggggtgctgtaaGGAACCTGAGGAGCCAAGGGACCTGAAGAGAGACAAGCCTGTGGTGATGGAGGCTGCAAACGCATGAAGCTGGTATTAATAGGAGCTTCCTCcccagtgcagggagccaggggcgCTGGCATGGGAAGGCCTGGTCAGGGCACATGGAGCCGGGGCTCCCTGACACTAAAAGTGATGCCCAGGCTGCCTCCAGGGGCTGAGGAAACACAATGTGCTGCTCTGGCCAAAGGCCGACACCTGAGCTGCtgtgtccacagctgcatccacagCACAGGTCTGCTGAATCCTGGGGAATTTTGCACCCCTACGTGCCCTGGCTCAGCCTGCGACTAGTTGTAGCACAGAGTgattgcagccagggctgtgggggctggaggcaggtgggacgggagacactgatggtgtaacgcttgtgactgcagctcccggatgtgtttgaggacgtggccgtGTATTTCTcacggaaggagtgggagctgctggaagatgacgacaaggtgctttaccgggaccagatgctgaagaattaccaagccctcgtttcccagGGTAAGGCTCTGGTTCTTGTTTCTCCTGTAcgagctctgaagtttattgtcTTCTCCCTGTGTTTCAGCAGTCTTGTCCTCATGCACTTTTCAGGCTGGGGTTTtaatttcccttcctccccactgctctgccagTGATCAGGTCTGTCTCACATTTCATAGTGATTCATCTTCCTTCATTTCATCCAGGCGCCTTCACTTGAGTCTTCCCCACTGTTGTAACTCCTGGTGCTTCTGTATGCCTCTGTTTCTGGGCAACACGATCTCTCTTTGCCCTCTCAGCGTGTTCATACTGACTCCAGCTCCTTGTACGTCAGTGCACTAAGAGCTGTTTCCAGGGAATggttctgatttcctccctctcttgcctagcGTGTCCTGTCCAAACACATTCATCAATCCAGTGTGCTCCGTTCTGTGATACCAaaattccctttctcctcctttggtTATGACCGAGAAGAAGCTAACAGAAGTCTTACCAGCCTCTGGTGCTACAGCTCATGGATGATGTATTTCTACATGTCTGTCTCCTGGGATATATGTACAGGTGATGGATCCTAGGTATTTCTATCAAGGGGTCACTAAAAGCTTCTGTCGACCGTCCTCCCTAACATCTCCATAGACCAGAGACTTTGGGTTCGCTGTATTTACGTTAAGACCTGTGCTCTCAAGCTCACTCTGCCAGACTCAAatgttttcttcctctcctcctcaaATCCCTCTGCAGATCACAAGCCCATCACTGATAAGAAGTGGGCTATGCGCGGGGTGTAGTGCAAACCGGTATTTGTTACCAGAGGTTCTCTTAAACAGGGCCTTTTTTTGGCGTGTGCGTAGTGTCAAAGTACTTTCCTTTTCACCACGCCAGTTGTCTTGTCtgatgctttctttcccctccatttCCCCCAGAGCATTTCCATAAGGAAGCGATTGAGTGATTTCTCTAGCACAGCAAGGACCATCCAAACTGGGCTTCCGCATGCTGTGCCACGTGTGTCTTTCTGCCTTCTTTTGTCCAGATCCAACTTTGTGTTCCTGTGAAACCCTGCAGTATTTGCCAACCTGTGCACTCATCTCCCTCCTAGGTTAATCCTTCCATTGGAGGGCTTGATTGCTCAGTTGTTGCTGCAGTTATTATAAAATGATCATTTTGGTACTTTGAAAAGATTAAAAGCTTGATCTTTCTGTTCCCTAGCACCTCACAGATCATTGCGTCTCCACACCTGTCTGTGGTGATTTGGTCAGTTTAATGCCCTTTGTATACCAGGAGTGGTTGGTGCTTCGTTTCCTGTGACCATCCCACCACTGCCTGGGTGACCAGGAGCATCATCTAATGAAGCTTCTCTCTGCAGCACCTTCTCTTCCATCCTAAATGCCTGTCCTCCCTTGTCCAAGAAGGCTGTAGTAGAAAGCTTGAGTTCATTGGATCCATTCCCCAAATTGTGGTGGgttattctgcatccagtaccaAGTCACAAACCCTCTTTAACTACCGCCCGAAACAGGTtatcgaggtcccacacctgacttaatctgccgcatccagcgaggAGAGGTGGAGCTGTGGATTTGTGATGATAAGGCTGGCAGGGAAACATCAAGGTtggaggacctgctgccaggtgagtgtGGCTGcgccctcccctcactcccctctcagaaatgctccatgcccagagGGCCAGGGGCacctggaaactgcagacctgccctgtgctgccattgtagggtgctgacctcaaatacAGTACATAATGCTGCAGTGTTTTAAGGCAGGTGTTGTTCCCAGTTTCTGAAATTCACTGATGCGAAGACAAGCAATGTTCTCTGCTAGGGGACAATCAAgttttctgtcttcttttttgttttttggggtttttttgtttagatGTGGTTTCCCTGGGATGCCATGATCTTAATATCCCGTGTTCACTCAGTAATGCAGGAGCTTATTTCCCAAGGTAGTCATatctctcccaccccctcccgGGCCATGATGAGATTGGTAGTCCCCCATGGACATCAGCCTGGTATGAAGAGGCTCTGTAATCGTTACTTGTAGGCACAAAGGAAGATGAGGCTCTCGCTAGCTTCTCCTGGTCATGTTGACCTGATTCCCAGGAAGTGTTTCATCATGGTCTCAGGCTGAATTAAATGGCTCCATGGCATGGGTGAGAAGCCTTTGTGTTATGTGGGGGCTCCTGTGACATGCTGACCACCTGGGACCCACCAGCAGTACAAAGCACCATGGGTTCATTTCCTGCACTGaccttgccctggaagcaggcaggaagcacactCCTCCCAGAAGAGAAAGCCACAGCTTTAAGTCCTCTTCCTCTATAGCCTGGTAGAGCATGAAGCCTTTCAGGCGCTGTCCTAATGCACGTGTCCCACGTGTGCTTCtcccagcagggcctgaggtgatgggCCTGAGACCTGGGCCATGAACTCTGAGAGTCTTGTTTCAGCTCCAGCAAGTAGGGCACGTTGGCCTAGCACAGAGACTTGCCCCTGCTTCAGATCAAACACTTGGGGTTTTGGCAGGAAGACTTTGATGTCTTGAGGATaacacaagtgccaaggtccAGGCCTGATCTGAGGCCCTTCCCAGTAGAAGGAGTATCAGTGCTTGCCCCTGGCCGCAAGGCAGGGACCAATCTGGGGTTTGTCTTCCCCAcacaggaggtgcctggctgctgcacaGAGCTGAGAAGCAGCCTCCTGCAGAAAGgcctgcagacctggagccagcacggacttccccagggagtttGGGCGAGATGGACACCCTGAGACCAGATAAGGACCAATGGCACAAGAGTCAGGGGAGGCCCcaaaaggaaagggagaatgTAGCGGTGAACCAGGTACCATCTGCAGTTGGGTGTGAgagtggagaaggggcagagcccgGACAGAGCCCTGGGTGCAGAGAAGAAGTGGAGCTGGGAGAGCTGAAGAGCCCCCGGAAAGAGGCACTGCATCCGGATGAAAGCAGTGGGGAGGGTGTcagggggaagcaggagctcacgggcaggcacaggggcagagcccacccctgccctgaggTCAGAAAAACCTTTAAttgcccctcacccctggctgAACACAAGATAAGGCACACTGGGAAGAAGCCCCTTGTGTGtgccaagtgtgggaagagcttcacctggtCCTCCCACCTCATCCAGCACCAGTtcatgcacacaggggagaaggcacataagtgctcagagtgtgggaagagattccgCCAATCCTCCCATCTGACCAAACACCAGGTtgtccacacaggagagaagccgtATCGGTGTTCAGAATGTGGAAAGAGCTTCATCTCCCCCTCTAAACTGGCCCAtcaccagcacatccacacaggagTGATGTCACATCAGTGCTCgctgtgtgggaagagcttcacccgcttCTCCAACCTGGTCCGACACcaacgcatccacacaggggagaagccacatcagtgctcagagtgtgggaagagctttacccgatcttctggcctgatcctgcaccagatcatgcacacaggggagaagccacatcagtgctcagggTGTGGGAAGCGCTTTCTTTGCTCCTCTGACCTGGCCCGACACCAGTGCAGCCAcagaggggagaagccacatcagtgctctgagtgtgggaagagctttgcccGCTCCTTCAACCTGGTCCGACACCAacgcatccacactggggagaagccacatcggtgctcagagtgtgggaagagcttcacccgatcttctggcctgatcctgcaccagatcatgcacacaggggagaagccacatcggtgctcagGGTGTGGGAAGCGCTTTCTTTGCTCCTCTGACCTGGCCCGACACCAATGCAGCCAcaaaggggagaagccacatcggtgctcagagtgtgggaagagcttcacccgcttCTCTCACTTGACCCAGCATCGGTTCATCCACACCCGGAAGCATCCAT
This sequence is a window from Alligator mississippiensis isolate rAllMis1 chromosome 15, rAllMis1, whole genome shotgun sequence. Protein-coding genes within it:
- the LOC132245820 gene encoding zinc finger protein 446-like isoform X2, translating into MRGQERSQAMPPPPQPQDPSETPPPAPGHDLPAPHAWRQRFRGLRYREGAGPREVCGRLRELAQRWLEPQRRSKEQMLELVVLEQFLAILPRETRSWEWGRGVETCAQAVALAEGVQLGQEEDETLQVTVSVKAEEVSSDKMQLVGTLQDPGASWPAQPRTRGVDGPVEEWGEKETLGPGDKLPRVPKEEPLPQQESESPNPEETGEVSADNSCSDWCPGRGPSPGAGAGTLSRAEQQPPEVGPGNLELQRTSPGRLEERSSLTHEPGQVQRGQGRLPEQEESWELPDVFEDVAVYFSRKEWELLEDDDKVLYRDQMLKNYQALVSQGYRGPTPDLICRIQRGEVELWICDDKAGRETSRLEDLLPGVW
- the LOC132245820 gene encoding zinc finger protein 79-like isoform X1: MRGQERSQAMPPPPQPQDPSETPPPAPGHDLPAPHAWRQRFRGLRYREGAGPREVCGRLRELAQRWLEPQRRSKEQMLELVVLEQFLAILPRETRSWEWGRGVETCAQAVALAEGVQLGQEEDETLQVTVSVKAEEVSSDKMQLVGTLQDPGASWPAQPRTRGVDGPVEEWGEKETLGPGDKLPRVPKEEPLPQQESESPNPEETGEVSADNSCSDWCPGRGPSPGAGAGTLSRAEQQPPEVGPGNLELQRTSPGRLEERSSLTHEPGQVQRGQGRLPEQEESWELPDVFEDVAVYFSRKEWELLEDDDKVLYRDQMLKNYQALVSQGYRGPTPDLICRIQRGEVELWICDDKAGRETSRLEDLLPGGAWLLHRAEKQPPAERPADLEPARTSPGSLGEMDTLRPDKDQWHKSQGRPQKERENVAVNQVPSAVGCESGEGAEPGQSPGCREEVELGELKSPRKEALHPDESSGEGVRGKQELTGRHRGRAHPCPEVRKTFNCPSPLAEHKIRHTGKKPLVCAKCGKSFTWSSHLIQHQFMHTGEKAHKCSECGKRFRQSSHLTKHQVVHTGEKPYRCSECGKSFISPSKLAHHQHIHTGVMSHQCSLCGKSFTRFSNLVRHQRIHTGEKPHQCSECGKSFTRSSGLILHQIMHTGEKPHQCSGCGKRFLCSSDLARHQCSHRGEKPHQCSECGKSFARSFNLVRHQRIHTGEKPHRCSECGKSFTRSSGLILHQIMHTGEKPHRCSGCGKRFLCSSDLARHQCSHKGEKPHRCSECGKSFTRFSHLTQHRFIHTRKHP